The Rhodothermales bacterium genome includes a region encoding these proteins:
- a CDS encoding Ig-like domain-containing protein has translation MRTGSFFSLALALAGLASCAIPVSPTGGPTDQTPAAVAASTPAAQSVNVDATSMHIVFSEYVDQASFAQAISITPEFPRPPVYRWRKKAVTIEFPEPLAENTTYIVTIDTKLRDMNRVALKQPITLAFATGPVINRGKIEGRVLDAEDGTPVGTVDIFAYAAPDSLIPAPLPDRPAYRTQTDDTGRFAFDFLSEQPYFVVALRDLNRNFRPDGVEPFGVPPDSLIRADTVSVPAERPWLLTQLDTIPPTLQRVRALSSRRLTLRFSESVLFTDTNPALWTVRDSVSQQQIPVEAVYLQQEDPRQVFVVTAPLFASRHLIVPGGLADSSLNAVSPAEVSFSPSAAPDTVQVRFVAFTPATTAQGAGPQVLFPGQWPGMRLSVAASADAVQRIASLVDSAGVAYPFTAGTRDGVTYALTPEPPIPPGTPFTLRIAGSEVGRPDTVLTHAYSFLSPSELGELSGVVQADSGLTGTPVIALMPYQTPPQPIPPVAADAEGRFLFSNLPAQTRYRFRTFLDRNGNMIWDGGAISPFSFAEPLHWSTDSLTVRARWETELGDTLRIR, from the coding sequence ATGCGCACCGGGTCTTTCTTTTCACTTGCCCTCGCGCTCGCCGGCCTCGCCTCGTGCGCCATCCCGGTATCGCCCACCGGCGGCCCGACCGACCAGACGCCGGCCGCCGTCGCGGCATCCACACCCGCCGCGCAAAGCGTCAACGTCGATGCGACGTCGATGCATATCGTCTTCTCCGAATACGTCGACCAGGCCTCGTTCGCACAGGCCATCTCGATCACCCCGGAGTTTCCCCGCCCCCCCGTGTACCGGTGGCGCAAAAAGGCAGTGACCATCGAATTTCCCGAGCCGCTGGCCGAGAATACGACGTATATCGTCACGATCGATACCAAGCTGCGCGACATGAATCGCGTCGCCCTCAAGCAGCCGATCACGCTGGCCTTCGCCACCGGCCCCGTCATCAACCGGGGCAAGATCGAGGGCCGCGTGCTCGATGCCGAGGACGGCACGCCGGTGGGTACCGTCGACATCTTCGCCTATGCCGCGCCAGATTCGCTCATCCCGGCGCCGCTTCCCGATCGGCCGGCGTACCGGACCCAGACCGACGACACCGGGCGTTTCGCCTTCGATTTTCTGAGCGAACAGCCGTATTTCGTCGTCGCGCTGCGTGACCTCAACCGCAATTTCCGCCCCGACGGCGTCGAGCCGTTCGGAGTCCCGCCGGACAGCCTCATCCGGGCCGACACGGTCAGCGTCCCCGCGGAACGCCCCTGGCTGCTGACGCAGTTGGACACCATCCCGCCGACGCTCCAGCGCGTCCGCGCGCTTTCCAGCCGGCGCCTCACGCTGCGGTTTTCGGAATCGGTGCTGTTTACGGACACCAATCCGGCGCTTTGGACCGTCCGCGACTCGGTGAGCCAGCAGCAAATCCCGGTCGAAGCCGTGTATCTGCAGCAGGAAGACCCCAGGCAGGTCTTCGTGGTGACCGCTCCGCTCTTCGCGTCACGGCACCTCATCGTGCCGGGGGGCCTGGCGGATTCCAGCCTGAATGCCGTCAGCCCCGCCGAGGTGAGCTTTTCGCCGTCGGCCGCGCCGGATACGGTGCAGGTGCGTTTTGTTGCCTTCACGCCGGCGACCACGGCGCAGGGCGCCGGCCCGCAGGTCCTCTTTCCCGGGCAATGGCCCGGCATGCGGCTCAGCGTGGCCGCATCCGCCGACGCCGTGCAGCGGATCGCCTCGCTTGTGGACTCCGCCGGCGTCGCCTACCCGTTTACCGCAGGCACGCGAGACGGCGTGACCTACGCCCTCACCCCCGAACCGCCCATCCCGCCGGGCACGCCGTTCACGCTGCGTATCGCGGGCTCCGAAGTCGGCCGGCCGGATACCGTGTTGACCCATGCCTACAGCTTCCTCTCGCCGAGCGAGCTGGGCGAACTGAGCGGCGTGGTGCAGGCCGACTCGGGCCTGACCGGAACCCCCGTCATCGCGTTGATGCCGTACCAGACACCGCCGCAGCCTATTCCCCCCGTCGCCGCCGACGCGGAGGGGCGCTTTTTGTTTTCCAACCTGCCGGCGCAGACCCGCTACCGGTTCCGCACGTTCCTGGACCGAAACGGCAACATGATCTGGGACGGAGGAGCCATCAGCCCATTCTCCTTCGCCGAGCCCCTCCACTGGAGCACCGACAGCCTCACCGTCCGCGCCCGCTGGGAAACCGAACTCGGCGACACCCTGCGGATTCGATAA